CCAGATCGGCGACGGTCCCTTCGGGCATGTACTCCGTCACAAGGACATAGCGAGTGCGCCGGCCCGCCCCGGTGCCGAACGCAAACGAATCGAGAAGCTCGACCACCTCCGAGTATCCGGACAGCAGGTTGCCAAAGTGTGCCTCGCAATGCCAGTCGTCAGCGGACGCACAGATCTTGACGCAGACGGTGGTGGCTTTGCGTTGTCCGCGGCCCGACATTGCCGTCGCGCGGTACACAGAGCCGTAACCTCCACCGGCGATGTACGCCTGAATACAGTACTTCCGGCCATCGTCGTTGGTGATCGTCTGACCTGGGCGGAGCCGGGGTGAAGTCGACGCCATCGTTCAACGATAGGCGTCGCCGGCAGACGTGAGACCGAGAATCGAGAACCTTCGCATCGGTACCCAAGCTATGAAAGTCGCTTGTCACACCCCCGGCGGCAACTCCCCGAACCTGAACACGCGGTCGAAGACCTGTACGAAAGTCGATGAGACCGGGCCACCCGTCGGATTGGCATTGGCGTCCGCGGCACGTGGCCAGCGGTAGGTCACGGTGACGCTCACCGGAGTGAATCCGCTGACCCGGGTGTGTCCGGTCGGGCGGTTGGTGACACCAAGGTACTTTCCGGGCCGGAAGAGCAGCACCACGGCCGGCGACGAGACGGTGCCGCCCGCGACGTCGAACGTCGCCCACATCAGGGACGGGCAGTTAGGCGCGCGATCCAGCGATCGCGCCATCGGTGCGCGACGCGCTACCCATCGCAGTCCGGGCTGCCCGAAGGGGGACCGACCGCGCGGAGGCCGAGCTTGACCTCCGACGAATTCAGATCGAGGCATAATCCTTGCCCCGCTGTTCCGGCCACCGGTTGGCTCCGTTGCGGAGCAGCTGATGCTGCGGGCGCGGCCAGGGTGATGGTCAGTAGCGCAACCGCGACCACGATCAGTTGATGGACGGCACGTAGGCGTGAGCCGGACATGGTTGTCTCCCCTGGGAGCGTCGGACGGTGGATGCAGTTGCGAAGCTACGCCGGTGAGGCGCCGCGGTTGCTGGATTCGGCCGAGGCGGTCAAATAGCTGCGATCGAAGACGAGCCGGCGTCCCACACGAGTCCGCGACCCCGTGCCGCCGGTAGTAGTTCGAGCACCTTCTGCTGTACCTCAGCGACCGGATGGCCGAGCAGGACACCGTAAGCGACAGCCACGCTGGGTGTTCGCTGGTGTCCGGCCACGCAGTGCAACAGCACGGTTCTGCCCTGGGCGCGCAGACCACGAACCGCGTCTGCGGTGTCGGCGATCACGAACTCCAGGTTCGGGTTGTCGGCTGGATCGTCGGAGTCGATCAACCGTGATTCGACGATGTCGGCAGCGCCCGCGAAGCAAGTCTGACGTCGACCGACCCGGCACATCGACACCACTGCGTCAGCCCCATGGTCGACCGTGGCGTGCGTCCCCAACAACACGCCGTCGTCGTACGGATGCGCCACCACCTCGGTGGCGACATGCTCCCGATAGCGGACGTCTTCGACGGTCGGCCATCCCTTCGGATCTGCGCGCCCGTCGCGCGCGGCCAAGGTGCCGAGGCGCACCAGGTCCCGCGCATCGCTCGGCCGGTCCTCCGGTGAGCAACCCTGCCGAGGCCAACCGTGTAGCGCGCGCCTCCAGGACCAGGGCACCGCGCTTGCGCCCCAACGGGCACCGAGTAGACCGCCCGCGATTGCTGCGACGGTGTCCGTGTCGTTCCCGATGCGGATGGCGGTATCGAGCGCGTGCTGCAGGTGGCGGCACGGAACGTCGTCCGGGATCGGCGTCTGCATGATCGCGGCGACGGCGGCCTGGAGCGCGGTCACCGTGAAACCGTTGGGAGTGAACGTTTTCGGATCTACGGTCGTCGCCTCGTCGAGCCATTGCGACCACCGCGACCTGCGGTCGGAGGGCAACAGGTCGAGGCCGGTGGACACAGCGACCCGCCCGGTGAGCACGGCTGTGCGGATGGCTTCGGACCACAGCACACACGAGTCGCCGGCCAGCGGGTCGGCGTGGGTCAGCTCCGCTACGGCGCGGGTGGCGATCGCCAGTCGGTCCCGGTCGTGGAGGTGCGCCAGCGCGACCGGTGCGGTTCGCATGAGCGCTCCGTTGCCTGCCGACCGCGGATGTGTCTGCGCAAAACGCGCTGCCTCGTCCCGCATGAGGGACCCGACGCGCTCATGGTTGGAAGCTGACCCGCGTCGAACGGCGCTCAGCACCGCGCGGGTCTGTACTCCGACATCTGGTGGGTTGCCGTCGAACCAACTCAGAAAGTTCGTCGCGATGGCGTCGATCGCGTCCTCAGAGGTGAGATCGGCGCCCTTGGCAGCAACGAGTGCGATCGCCATGGCCATCGACGTGTCGTCGCTCCACTCGCCGGGTGCGAAGTCGCCCAGTCCGCCGCCGAGCATCATCGGTCTCTCGTCAGAACCCAGACTTCTGCTTTCGAACTCGTACGGAACGCCGAGCGCGTCCCCGGCGGCTGTACCGAGGAGAACCCCTGCGGCTCGGTCGAGTTGGGCGATGGTGAGTCGACTCACGTGAGGTCCTTTCAGTCGGATGGGTGGGAACAAGCGGACATCCTCAATGGCGTCGGCCACGCTTGCGGTTCGTCCGGTGGTACGAGGCGCGCATCGCCTTGGATGCATACACGCTGTCCAGGGCGCCTGCGCTGACTCCGAAGCGGTCGAGCATCGCGATCTCGTCGGCGATGGCCGCACGGTCCTCGGGACGAGCCTCCTGCATGGCGTACTCGAGCTTCTGACGCGATCGTGCGAGGCGCCGCGAACCGCCGTCGATGTCGCCGGCCTCGTACGCTCGGGAGGCCTCCAGCTTGTCCTGCTGACCTTCTTGGTAGAGACGCTCGGAGTACACCTTCGGGTCAGGGACACGGCCTGCAGCCTCGTCGCCAGGGACGACGTTCACGACGACGGGCAGCGACACCGTGTGTTCCACGAGGGACGCGGTCTCGACGTAGCGCAGCTGCAACGTTGCCAGTTCGGTCAGGCCGAGGGCGGAAATCGAACCGACCTTCATGCGCAGCAGCAGTTTTCGTTCCTCGAGTGCGTAGAGATCACCCAGCTCGATCATCACCTCACCATCGCCGATCTGGTGCGCGGGAAGATCGTTGAACAACGCGAGCTCGTGGACGCGCTGGTCGTATCGAACGGTCAAGGTGACCGCTTGCGCCGACTTCGAGAGCAGGCCGTCGACCTCACCCGCGATGGCAGCACCGGCGGCATCCGGATTATCGGCGAACACATGATTTCCGTTGCCGGCGCGCGAGATCGCCGACAGCAACGTTTCGTCGTACCCGCGGCCGTAGCCCATGGTGGAGGTGACGATCCCTTTGGATCCTGCTTTCGCCGTGATGCCCGCGAACTCGTCGACGTCGCGGATCCCGCTGTTGATGTGACCGTCGCTGATCACCAGGACGGTCCCGCCGCGGATACCGGCAGACTCCCCGGCGCGCCGTATCTCCTGCAGGCCGCGTAGATAACCCGACGACAAGTCAGTGCAACCGCCGGTTTCGATGGCCCTGATCGCGTCGACGGCGCGCTGCTTGTCCATCAACGACGACGCAGGCAGCGCCACCTGGGCCGTGTCGTCGAACGTGACGACGCCGAACACATCGTGCGGGTCGAGTTGGGCGACCACCCCGGCCAGCGCCTTCTTGGCGCCGTCGAGCGGCGCGCCGGACATGGAGCCGCTGCGGTCGAGAACGACCTGCAGGGCCGTCGGGGGCCGGTTCGCAGTCGGCGCCTCCGGTGCCACCAGCTCCACGAGAACCGTCAGCTCATCGGCGGATTCCAGGGCGACGACGTCGACATCGAGTGCGGCAGAGAGCTTCATGATGCTCCTTCGGTGGTGAGGTGGGCGTGTGCGCCCTGGAGAGGTGAGGCCCGTGCGGACGGCGGGGAAATGCGCCTTGAGACACCCTTTACGCAGGAATGCGATTAGTAGTTTGCGCGAATTCTCGCATAGTGTCAAGCGGTGGCTTCGAGATCGTCTGAACAATTGACTGACTATCCGCGCCCCAACGTCGCCGTCGACATCGCCGTGCTGACCGTCGCTGCAGGTGCTGTGCACGTTGTCGTACAGCGGCATCCCGACTCGGGGCGCGTGGCTTTGCCAGGTCGGTTCGTGAGGGAGCGACGTTCGGTCACTGACACCGTGCGTGAGGTACTTGAGCTGAAGCTGGGGCTCTCGCCCGATCACGTTCATCCGCATCTTCTGGCGGTGTTCAGTGATCCTGATCGAGATCCACGGGGCTGGACGATCTCGATCGCGCATGTGGTCGCGTTGCGAGCCGACGACCTGGGTGGGGTGACCGGAGAACTCGTCGAGGTGACGCCGGACGGGGCTCTGGCTTCAGGGGAGCGGCTGCTGTACGACCACGACGCCATACTGGCAGCAGCCACCGACAATCTGCGCGAGCGCTACGAGGACAAGCCCGACCCGGACAATCTGCTGCGGGAGCCGTACACCCTGTCAGAACTGCGAGAGCTTCACGAGGCGATCCTGGGGCGACGCTTGATGCGGGATTCGTTCAACCGGCGGGTCCAGCCTCTGCTGGCGCCGCAGACCGACGGCGACGGAAACCCGGTCACACGTGTCGCCGGCGGCCGTCCGGCGCGGCTGTTCGCGAAGGAGGCGCCGCCGACGGCAACCTTCGGATGGCGGTTGCCGAGTGCGGATCCGCCGGCTTTCTGATGCGAAAGAGTCTTCAAATCGCTGGTCCCTACCTGCGAGTCCTGCGCCCTGGTCCTCAGTGGGGGCAGGATGAGTGACAGTCGAGGTGTCGACGTAGATGAACCGCCTGGTGGAAGGGGAACGCGGTGGTGACAGTACTTCCTGCGACTCCGCGATTCGCGGCGTCGAGTGAAGAGACTGTGTTCAAGGCGATCGTCGGACAGTTGCTTGAGGACGACCTGCTGATCGTCGGACAGCGCGTCACCGACCACGCGAAGGATCACGAGATCGATTTCCTCGTTGCCATCGCCGGCGCCGGAATCGTCTGCGTCGAAGTGAAAGGCGGTGAAGTGTGGCACGACGGAACATCGTGGTGGCAGGAGCGGGCAGGGCAGTCTGCCAAACGTATCGACCCCGTCGGGCAGGCCCGCGGCGGCTGCTACGCACTGCGAGAGTTCGTCGAATCGGATCCGAGATGGACTCAGGGGCGGGTGAGATGGGATCACATGGCCGTGTTCCCGCACTCGGAAGTCGGGCCCGCGTTCGCGCTGGCGGACTGTCCGCGGTGGAAGATCGTCGACCGCAATCAGATTGAGCAGATATCGCCGCTGATTCGAGAGGTTCTGCTGCAGAAAGTCGGGAGCCTTCCGGTCCTCGACGGTCCCGGGATCGAGCAGCTCGCCACGGTGCTGAGCGGGCGTGGCCTGCCGCAGCGCGACGTTGTGGCCCGCGCGCTGGAGAACGAAGAGGTGGCCGACGCTCTGACCTCTCAGCAGGCTGTCATCCTACGGGCCGCCCATCAACTCCGTCGCGTCGAGATCCGGGGTGGCGCCGGAAGCGGCAAGACGTTCCTCGCCATCGAACAAGCTCGGCGTCTGGCGCGTGACGGACAACGTGTTGCGCTGGTTTGCTATTCACACGGACTCGCTTCGTATCTCGAGCGGCTCACCGCAACCTGGAGTCGCAAGGAACGACCCGCCTATGTGGGCGAGTTCCATGAACTGGGAATCACGTGGGGAGCCGCAAGCGGACCCGACGAGCAGGAGCGCACCAAGGCCGCGTCGGACTTCTGGGAGTACACGCTGCCGCAGCAGATGTACGAACTGGCCCAGGCGCTTTCGCCGGGCAGGCGATTCGACGCGATCGTGGTCGACGAAGCGCAGGACTTCGCCGACGAATGGTGGAAGCCGATGCTCGCCTGCCTGCGTGACGAGGACACCAGCGGGATCTTCGTGTTCAGCGACGAGGCCCAGCGTGTGTTCGCTCGGCAGGGGTCGCCGCCCGTCGACCTGGTGCCACTCGTCCTCGACCACAATCTGCGCAACACCAAACAGATCGCAGAGGCGTTCAAACCGCTCGTCGGACAACGGATGAGGCTCAACGGTGGCGACGGGCCGTCGGTCCGGTTCATCGCCTGCACGGCTGAGGAAGCACTCGGTGTGGCCGACGATCAGATCGACCCGCTGCTCGAGGACGGATGGCGCCCGGAAGACATCGCGCTGCTGACGACCGGCAGCCGACACGAGGAACAGAAGGCGCGCCAGTCGCAGGGAAACCGGGAGTACTGGTCGTCGTTCTGGGATGCCGAACAGGTCTTCTACGGTCACGTGCTGGGTTTCAAAGGTCTGGAACGGCGCGTCATCGTGCTTGCGCTCAACGAGGAGAAGTCGTGGGAGCGGTCACGCGAGCGGCTCTACGTCGGGCTGTCTCGGGCGCGTGATCAGTTGATCGTTTGCGGAGACCCGCAATTCGTTTTGGAGGTCGGCGGTCCCGAGGTGGCCCGGCGTCTCGTTCCATCAGGGGACGGAACGCGTAGATCTCGCTGATGTGTTGCCGCGCGCGAGCCGGACGGACGCCGAGACTTCACCTGCGCTTCACCAGCCATTGGAAGTGCTACGCCACGCTGGCGCCCATGGCCCGACCTCATCGAGCAGACCGTCCCACGTCCAGGCGCACGATTCTGCGGACTGCCGCTACGGGGGCGCTCCTCGTCCCGGTCGGGTCCGCGCTGGCAGCCTGCGGGTCGTCGAATCCTGGTTCGGCGACGCCGAGTCTGGTCAGAAACCGGCCGGTCCTCACCCACGGGGTGGCCACCGGCGAGGTGACCAGCGGAGGGGCGCTGGTGTGGGCGCGGTCGGACCGGCCGGCGACCATGATCGTCGAGACCGCATCGAGCGAGTCCTTCGGCGCTGCACGGAAATTCCGCGGACCGCAGGTGACGCCCGCCGGCGACGGGACCGGCCGACTGCGGGTGGCCGGCCTGGAGCCCGGCCAGACCGTGCACTATCGCGTCACCTTCGAAGGTGAGGACGGCGCGCTCTCCGAACCGGCGACCGGAATCTTCACGACAGCTCCGGTACGAGACGGCGACATCAGGTTCCAGTGGTCCGGCGACGTGGTCGGGCAGGGGTGGGGCATCAACCCCGATATGGGCGGGATGACCATCTTCGCCACCATGGCCGACCGTGACCCGCAGTTCTTCATCCACTCCGGCGACGCCATCTACGCCGACAACCCGGTCGAGGCGACTCAGGAACAGAACGACGGGAAGACCTATCGGAACATCACCAGTCCGGCGAAGGCTCAGGTGGCGCAGACCGTCGAGCAGTTTCGTGGAAACTACGCATACAACCTGACCGACGACCACTTCCGACGCTTCGTCGGATCAGTCCCGCAGCTGGTGCAGTGGGACGACCACGAGGTCGTCAACAACTGGTTCCCCGGGGAGAGTCTCGAGGGGCAGGGCCGCGAGGGATACACCGAGATGAGCGTCGACGTATTGGCGCGCAACGGACGTCAGGCCTGGCAGGAATGGCAACCCGTCGAGATCGGTGCCTCGGATCGTCTGTACCGCAGGGTGTCATACGGTCCGCTGCTCGACGTCTTCATCCTCGACATGCGCAGCCACAAGGACCCGAACCCCGATGCGTGGTCGAGGGACGACGTCGACGGCTTGCTCGGTTCGGAACAGGCCCAGTGGCTCATCGACGGACTGCGGGGTTCGACGGCGACCTGGAAGATCGTCGCCAATGACCTGCCGCTGAGCATCGTCGTGGAGGACAAGAACACGACACCGCCGGACGGTCCGAAGGCGATGGAAGCGGTGGCCCAGGGAGATGAGGGCGATCCGCTTGGTCGTGAGATCGCGTTCTCCCGCATCCTGTCTCAGACGAAGAACGTCCGGAACGTGGTGTTCCTGACCGCCGATGTCCACTACACCGCCGCGATCTCCTATGAGCCCGACCGTGCCGGCTTCAAGGACTTCGCCCCGTTCTGGGAGTTCGTCGCCGGACCGCTGCACGCGGGTGCGTTCCCGGAGAGCCCGTTGGACAGCACATTCGGTGCCGAGTACGAATTCGTCCATGCGCCCACCGAGTCGAATGTGTCACCGGCCGAGGGGTTTCAACACTTCGGCGAGGTGACGATCGACGGCCGGACCAAGGTGCTGAGCGTGGATCTGGTCGACGCGTCGGGCAAGACCCTGTACCGAAAGGACCTCGAGCCGGCGTCGTGACGACCCGTTGACAGAGTGCGGGATTCGTCCCGGAATCCGGTGCCGTTCCCGCACTCTGCGGAAGCTGCTCACTCGCTCAGCGGCCGCAGGAACTCTCCGGTCACCTCGACAGCGGGTGCGGACGACCCGCCTCCGACGACGAGCGTCGCGAACGCCAGGTCCCCGACGATCCCGGCGAACCAGCCATGCGGGTTCTTGTTGTCGCCGTACTCCGCCGTGCCGGTCTTGCCGCCGAGGCCGGGGATGTCGCGTAGTGCGGTTGCCGTCCCGCGGGTGACGGTGTCACGCATCATGCCTCGGAGCGCACGAGTGATGTCGCCCGGGATCTGTTGCGGTTCCACGTCTCCCGTCGTGTCCCTCCCGCGAACCAGACCGGGGGTCACGGTCTCACCGCGCGCGAGGCTCGCCTCGGCCAGGGCGAGACCGAAGGGGCTGACGGTCACCGTACCCTGACCGATACCGTTCTCGACCCGCAACGCAGGCGAATCGGCGCGGGGCACCGACCCGGTGACGGTCGTCAGGCCCGGAACGGTGTAGTCCGCGCCGATGCCGAACCGTCGTGCCATTGCGGTGAGCGCGTCGTCGGGCAGCCTGTTCGCGAGGGCGCCCATCGTCGTGTTGCACGAGCGCGCGAAAGCTGTTGACAGTGGCACGGTCCCGAGGTCGAAGTCGTCCTCGTTCGGGATCGTCCGACCTTCGATTGTGGTGCGGCCAGGACAGCGGACCTGTGACGTCGGTTGCACGGCTCCGGCGTCCAGTGCTGCTGCGGTCGTGATGGTCTTGAACGTCGAACCCGGAGGGTAGAGCCCGGACAGTGAGACCGATCCCGACCTGTCGGCGGCGTCGTTCTGCGCGACGGCGACGATGCCCCCGGTGGACGGCTTGATGGCCACGACCATGGCAGGGCGTCGTTCGCCGTCGACGGCGAGTTGCGCACGGGTCTGGACATCGCGATCGAGGGTCGTGCGTACCGGTGGCGTGACACCGGGTTGCGCCGAGTCGACGAGATGAGTGGGTGTGCCGTCGGCGCCGACGATCTGGACGGACCACCCCGCCGTGGCGTCGATGTGCTCGCGCCAGATCTCCTCGAGTCCCGACATCGCCGGCGAATGCAGTGCTCTGGTGGCGCTGAGCAGCGCGCCCTGCTCGTTGAGCGCGACACCCGGGATCGGCTCCACCGAGCGCCGGACGCGCCGGAGATCGGACTCGCGGAGCCGGATCACCGTGTGCTGCGGCGCATTGTTGCCTGCGAAGGCCGCGCGGATACCGGCGGCGGTCATACCGGGTTCGACGGGTCGGAGGGCGCGGGCGAGCATCTCCGCCGAATCGAGTTGCGCGCGTTGCAACGCGACCAGGGTGACGGCCTGCCAGGTCATGAGCGGCCGATCGTTGGTGTCGAGGACCGGCGTCCGGTAGGCGCGATCGTCGCTGTACGAGAACGATTCCCCGGCACGGAGTTGCCGGTGCAGGACGGAGGGCTGCCACCGGATCTTCCATTGGGAATCCGACTCGGCGAGAACGACAGAGGTCTGATACTCGACGCTCCGATCGCGGATCTGCCAGCGATGGTCGAGTGTGCCGCTGACCTCCTTGTCGTCGACCAGGTCGGCCGCGACCGAGAGCTTGGGCGTGCGGCCCATGCCATCGAACATGGCGGTGATCGCCGCGCCTGCCGCGGTCGGATCGTCGGTGAGCGCCGCGGCTCTGGTGGCATCGCCCTCCTGCAGCGCGGCCGCGAACGACCGTAGCGCGTCCTCAGGTGATTCTGAGGACAGGAAGCAACCCGACATCGTGCCCACGATCGCCATACATGCACTCACCAGTGCCCACCATCGACGCATGACCCGAGCCAACCCATCGGGACGCCGTGATGCCAAGTTTCGGCACGCGATCGGCCGATAGCGGTTCGCTATCGTCGCTGTTCCTGGTCCGGTTTCAGGTCAGTCATCCGGTCTTCGGAGTTCGGTGACAATCACGCGGGCCACCTCTCCGATGGCGCGGTCGACCTCGGGTAGCGCCATCTCGGATCTCGCGCTCATCGTGAACACCGCGACCGCGATCGGCACTTCGCCGGGGAACTCGATGACGCCGATCTCGTTGCGAACGGCGACGAGCGTGCCCGTCTTTCCCGCGACGCTCACCCGGCGGAAGGGAAACCCCGATGCGAGGCGCGAAGTGAAGACCTGTTTCCTCATCGTCTGGCGAATGAACTCGCACGACGCGGTGGACGCTGCGCGATCGGTCCAGATCGCGTCGAGCAGCGTCGTGCAGTCGCGCGGTGTCGCAGCACTGGAGTAGGCGGCGTCGTAGGCGCTGACCGAGGCGTCGAAGTCGGGATCGGCCAGGGCGGCGAAGGCCTCGGCGACGGTGCTCGTGCCGGTCTCCCGCTGCAGACGCGCGTGCGATTCGGCGACACCACCGACGATGCGGGTGTGTGTGAGGCCGAGGTCGACCAGGTCGTCGTGGATCTGCGGCAGTCCGATGTGGGCGAGTATGACGTCGGCGGCGACATTGTCCGAGACGGTCATCATCGAGGTGGCCAGGTCGCGCCAGGAAATGATGACCGGGTCGGAGAACAAGGCGAGCCCGGTCGGGCCCTGAGCCCACCGGGTGGGATCGACGGTGGTTGACGCCGTGAGATCGATGTCGCCGCGATCTGCCATGCGGCACAGGGAGACCAACACCGCGAGTTTGTACACCGACGCGAGGACGACCGGGGTGTCGGCGTCGTGGCAGTACTCGACCGGCGTCGGACCGATGGTCCGAACATGCACGCACCCCGAACAGCCGGCGTCGGCGAAGGTCTCGTGGACAGCGCGGTCGAGCTCGGTGCGGACCGACTCGGGCAGGGGCGCCGACGAGCTCACGTCGCCTTGCCGATCCGGTAGAGGGCGGCGGTGACGACCTCCGCCACCTCGCTGAGGCCGGGTTCGCGGTAGACGACGCGAAGGCGCAGCGCGGTGGCGTCCGGTCCGACGGACAGGCAGCGAACGGCGTCGACCGCAGCAAGGACATCGCTATCAACGGTCAGCGCGAAGGCGTGCCCGGCAGCTACTGCCGCCAGTACTTGGTCGGCGGACGTCACCGGATTCAGCTGCGGGTCGAGGCCGGACTCTCGGAGCCGGTCGATCAGCTGGTCGTGCGCAGGCGGGTTGAACGCCCGTGGTGTGTGGCAGAAGTGCAACCCCGCGAGTTGACGCAGGCGCGGCCGGTCGGCATCTGCTGTCGGATGCGAAGCAGGCAGCACGACCGAACGCTTGAGGACGACGATCGGGCCGCTGCTCAAAGAGCCGGTGACACAGGGCGCTTCGACGACCGCAAGGTCGAGTGACCCGACCGACACCTGTTCGACGAGATCGACCGTCGAGGAGCTGACCGTGTCCTGTCCGGACGCGACCCCGGCGATGCGGCGTGCCAGCGTGGCCGTGATCGTCGGGCCGACCAGTGATGGGGTACCCCAACGCAATACCTCGGTCCGCTGGTGCAGCCGCCGGGCCTCGCCGACGAATCTCGAGGCGTCGTCGACGAGTAGACGCGCGCGCGGAAGCAGTTCGCGTCCGGCATCGGTGAGTTCGGCGCCGCGAGTGGTGCGTCGGATGAGCTGGAGTCCCAGCTGCTTCTCCAGGCGACGCAGACCCTGCGACACCGGCGGCTGTGTCATCTCAAGGCGCGTAGCGGCCTCGCCGAAGTGGCCCTCCTCGGCCACGGCGACGAAGAACCGCAAGTGCCTGATCAGATCCACGGGTTCCAGGATGGCATGGTTGCACCCGGGAAGGCTTCAGCTGGGAAGTGACCACACACAGCGCCTGACGTTGGGGCAGTATGCGTCGCATACCGGACCCAAATGCCCCAACTCGATATGTGACCGTGCACGATCCTGCACAACTCCGCAGTGGTCGACGTTTCGCTGACAGATCCGTTCCTGATCATCTGTCAGCGCAAGAACACCGCTGCCGCGTCGGCGAGGTCGAGCAGCGGTTGCGGAAAGATACCGAGCGCGACCGTCACCAGAGTGCACAGGGCGATGCCAGACGTCGTCAGCACACTCGGTTTCACCACGTGCGGGGCGCCGGAGGTGGGGACGTCGTCGAAGAACATGGCGACGATGATGCGGACGTAGACGTAGGCGGCGATGGCGCTGCTGATGACGCCGATGACCACCAGGACGCCGCCGCCGGAACCGGCCGCGGCGGCGAAGACGTCGAATTTGGCGATGAAGCCACTGGTCAGCGGAATGCCCGCGAAGGAGAGCAGGTACACCGAGAACATGGCGCCCACCAGCGGGTAACGGCGCCCCAACCCCGACCACTGGGTGAGGTAGGTGGCCTCGCGGCCGGACAGGTGCGGGTTTCGCGGCAGCGGTGACGTGCCGTGGATGGCGACTGTGCGGGCGGAGGGACCGGAGTCGGTGTCGGGCTCGCGGATGACGGCGACGGTGGCGAAGGCGCCGAG
The genomic region above belongs to Gordonia hongkongensis and contains:
- a CDS encoding ADP-ribosylglycohydrolase family protein, with product MSRLTIAQLDRAAGVLLGTAAGDALGVPYEFESRSLGSDERPMMLGGGLGDFAPGEWSDDTSMAMAIALVAAKGADLTSEDAIDAIATNFLSWFDGNPPDVGVQTRAVLSAVRRGSASNHERVGSLMRDEAARFAQTHPRSAGNGALMRTAPVALAHLHDRDRLAIATRAVAELTHADPLAGDSCVLWSEAIRTAVLTGRVAVSTGLDLLPSDRRSRWSQWLDEATTVDPKTFTPNGFTVTALQAAVAAIMQTPIPDDVPCRHLQHALDTAIRIGNDTDTVAAIAGGLLGARWGASAVPWSWRRALHGWPRQGCSPEDRPSDARDLVRLGTLAARDGRADPKGWPTVEDVRYREHVATEVVAHPYDDGVLLGTHATVDHGADAVVSMCRVGRRQTCFAGAADIVESRLIDSDDPADNPNLEFVIADTADAVRGLRAQGRTVLLHCVAGHQRTPSVAVAYGVLLGHPVAEVQQKVLELLPAARGRGLVWDAGSSSIAAI
- a CDS encoding LppP/LprE family lipoprotein, coding for MARSLDRAPNCPSLMWATFDVAGGTVSSPAVVLLFRPGKYLGVTNRPTGHTRVSGFTPVSVTVTYRWPRAADANANPTGGPVSSTFVQVFDRVFRFGELPPGV
- a CDS encoding penicillin-binding transpeptidase domain-containing protein, producing MRRWWALVSACMAIVGTMSGCFLSSESPEDALRSFAAALQEGDATRAAALTDDPTAAGAAITAMFDGMGRTPKLSVAADLVDDKEVSGTLDHRWQIRDRSVEYQTSVVLAESDSQWKIRWQPSVLHRQLRAGESFSYSDDRAYRTPVLDTNDRPLMTWQAVTLVALQRAQLDSAEMLARALRPVEPGMTAAGIRAAFAGNNAPQHTVIRLRESDLRRVRRSVEPIPGVALNEQGALLSATRALHSPAMSGLEEIWREHIDATAGWSVQIVGADGTPTHLVDSAQPGVTPPVRTTLDRDVQTRAQLAVDGERRPAMVVAIKPSTGGIVAVAQNDAADRSGSVSLSGLYPPGSTFKTITTAAALDAGAVQPTSQVRCPGRTTIEGRTIPNEDDFDLGTVPLSTAFARSCNTTMGALANRLPDDALTAMARRFGIGADYTVPGLTTVTGSVPRADSPALRVENGIGQGTVTVSPFGLALAEASLARGETVTPGLVRGRDTTGDVEPQQIPGDITRALRGMMRDTVTRGTATALRDIPGLGGKTGTAEYGDNKNPHGWFAGIVGDLAFATLVVGGGSSAPAVEVTGEFLRPLSE
- a CDS encoding nuclease-related domain-containing DEAD/DEAH box helicase; the encoded protein is MVTVLPATPRFAASSEETVFKAIVGQLLEDDLLIVGQRVTDHAKDHEIDFLVAIAGAGIVCVEVKGGEVWHDGTSWWQERAGQSAKRIDPVGQARGGCYALREFVESDPRWTQGRVRWDHMAVFPHSEVGPAFALADCPRWKIVDRNQIEQISPLIREVLLQKVGSLPVLDGPGIEQLATVLSGRGLPQRDVVARALENEEVADALTSQQAVILRAAHQLRRVEIRGGAGSGKTFLAIEQARRLARDGQRVALVCYSHGLASYLERLTATWSRKERPAYVGEFHELGITWGAASGPDEQERTKAASDFWEYTLPQQMYELAQALSPGRRFDAIVVDEAQDFADEWWKPMLACLRDEDTSGIFVFSDEAQRVFARQGSPPVDLVPLVLDHNLRNTKQIAEAFKPLVGQRMRLNGGDGPSVRFIACTAEEALGVADDQIDPLLEDGWRPEDIALLTTGSRHEEQKARQSQGNREYWSSFWDAEQVFYGHVLGFKGLERRVIVLALNEEKSWERSRERLYVGLSRARDQLIVCGDPQFVLEVGGPEVARRLVPSGDGTRRSR
- a CDS encoding NUDIX hydrolase, which codes for MASRSSEQLTDYPRPNVAVDIAVLTVAAGAVHVVVQRHPDSGRVALPGRFVRERRSVTDTVREVLELKLGLSPDHVHPHLLAVFSDPDRDPRGWTISIAHVVALRADDLGGVTGELVEVTPDGALASGERLLYDHDAILAAATDNLRERYEDKPDPDNLLREPYTLSELRELHEAILGRRLMRDSFNRRVQPLLAPQTDGDGNPVTRVAGGRPARLFAKEAPPTATFGWRLPSADPPAF
- a CDS encoding vWA domain-containing protein, which encodes MKLSAALDVDVVALESADELTVLVELVAPEAPTANRPPTALQVVLDRSGSMSGAPLDGAKKALAGVVAQLDPHDVFGVVTFDDTAQVALPASSLMDKQRAVDAIRAIETGGCTDLSSGYLRGLQEIRRAGESAGIRGGTVLVISDGHINSGIRDVDEFAGITAKAGSKGIVTSTMGYGRGYDETLLSAISRAGNGNHVFADNPDAAGAAIAGEVDGLLSKSAQAVTLTVRYDQRVHELALFNDLPAHQIGDGEVMIELGDLYALEERKLLLRMKVGSISALGLTELATLQLRYVETASLVEHTVSLPVVVNVVPGDEAAGRVPDPKVYSERLYQEGQQDKLEASRAYEAGDIDGGSRRLARSRQKLEYAMQEARPEDRAAIADEIAMLDRFGVSAGALDSVYASKAMRASYHRTNRKRGRRH
- a CDS encoding alkaline phosphatase D family protein; amino-acid sequence: MARPHRADRPTSRRTILRTAATGALLVPVGSALAACGSSNPGSATPSLVRNRPVLTHGVATGEVTSGGALVWARSDRPATMIVETASSESFGAARKFRGPQVTPAGDGTGRLRVAGLEPGQTVHYRVTFEGEDGALSEPATGIFTTAPVRDGDIRFQWSGDVVGQGWGINPDMGGMTIFATMADRDPQFFIHSGDAIYADNPVEATQEQNDGKTYRNITSPAKAQVAQTVEQFRGNYAYNLTDDHFRRFVGSVPQLVQWDDHEVVNNWFPGESLEGQGREGYTEMSVDVLARNGRQAWQEWQPVEIGASDRLYRRVSYGPLLDVFILDMRSHKDPNPDAWSRDDVDGLLGSEQAQWLIDGLRGSTATWKIVANDLPLSIVVEDKNTTPPDGPKAMEAVAQGDEGDPLGREIAFSRILSQTKNVRNVVFLTADVHYTAAISYEPDRAGFKDFAPFWEFVAGPLHAGAFPESPLDSTFGAEYEFVHAPTESNVSPAEGFQHFGEVTIDGRTKVLSVDLVDASGKTLYRKDLEPAS